The sequence TACAGATGTCCGCCGCCTTCGCGGCCCTACTGGCAGGAGTGACCACATGAGCGACGGTGCTACCGAGAGGCGAGCCCTTGCTGGCCGACTGGTGCAGGACGGCGACCTGACGACGCCTGTCTGGCGGGCGGCCGTGGAGTCAGTGCCGCGCGAGCTGTTCCTTAACCCGGGGGTATTCCTGTACGAGGCCGGTCGGTGGCGGCCCGTAACGGCTATCGGGTCCGACCCTGCGGAGTGGCTGCGCGTCGCGTACACCCCCGACACGCTGACCACGCAGCTCGACGGGTACCTCACCGCGGACCAGGTGGGCGAGCCCGTGGCGGGCCTGCCGACCTCCTCCTCGACGACCCCGGCCCTCGTGGTCAGCATGATCGAAAGCCTGGACGTGCAGGACGGGCACCAGGTCCTGGAGATCGGCACCGGTACCGGCTACTCGGCGGCCCTGATGTGTCACCGCCTCGGCGAGGACAACGTGACCACCGTGGAAGTCGACCCCGAAGTCGCTGCGCGCGCGGATGCCGCCCTGGAAGCCGCAGGCTTCTCCACGTGGACCGTGACCGGCGATGGTCTCCATGGCCACCCGCGCCGTGCGCCTTATGACCGTGTCATCGCCACCTGTGCAGTCCGCCGCATCCCTTACGCCTGGGTCCGACAGACCAAGCCCGGCGGGGTCATCCTGGCCACGGTCGGCTCGTGGGCAAACGGTGCCGGCCTCGCGAAGGTGACCGTCAACGAGGACGGGACGGCCGAGGGCCGGATCATCGGGCGGGCCTCGTTCATGCAAGCTCGATCGCAGGCAGCGGCCCCGGTCGCTGGCGACCTCTCCGCGCGCACGGCCTATGCCGACAGCGAGCGGCAGACGAAGGTATCGCCGCTCATGCTTGACGAGTGGATGCCCGCCTTCCTCGCCCAGGTCGCGGCCCCTGGCGCTCAGTCCGTCCGTGCGACCACGAACGAGGGCGCGCAAGTCCTCTACCTCTTCGACCCTGAACGCGAGTCGTTCGCCGAGTTCACCCCCGATGGCGACGACTGGCGAGTCCGCCAGGGTGGCCCCGTCACCATCTGGGACGACATCGAGGAAGCCATCACAGCCTGGCAGGGAGCCGGCAGTCCGGACATCACCGCTGTTCAGCTCCGCATCACCGACCGGTGTCACACGTACTGGATCGGCGACGGGTCGGCCCTTCGATGGCAGCATCGGCTGACCGACCGCCCGTAGCGGGCCATCCCGCAAACGGCGAAGACCCCTGGCCGACGTGTCGGGGGTCTTCGCTTTGCCGTTACCGGATCGGGCAAGAGCCCGATGCGCAGTCCTCGTCCGTGGAGTCCTCGATCGCGGTCAGCTCGTAGGAGTCAAAGTCGTCCTCGGTGATCCGCTCGTACGGGCTCTGCACGCGAGTACCGTCCGGCATCAGGGTTGTGCCCTTCAAGGCCGGAAGCCACGACTCGATGATGTCCATCGCCTCGTGGACCTTGTGCTTGCCCTCGGGGAAGTTCACTGTGAAGCTCACCGCGTTGTCCGCCCAACACTCCTGATACATCGCCTGGAAGGCGAGCATCTCGTGAAGGGACAGCTCGTCGGCGGACTCGACGATCTTCGGGTCGAAGCCCAGCTCCTCGACCTCGGCGACGAGCTTCTCCTTCGTCGGGAAGGCTACGACGTAGGTGTTGCCCGACTGGTCGTACACGCACGGTTCGACCGCGTATCCCTGGGCCTCGAAATCTCGGACCGTCTTGGCCTGCGCCGGGTCCGGCATCGAGAACCGTACGCGGCGGATGAAGTGGCGGGCGTAGATCGGGTGGATGCCCTCGGTCACGCCCGGCAGCTTGGCGATGGACCCGGTCGGCGCGACGGTGGTGACCTTGACCGGCTCGGGTATCCGCAGCTCGAAGGCGTACTCGCGGGCCTCTTCGCGGACCGCCTCGTACAGGTCTGCCAGATGGGCCCGGAAGATCTCGTTGTACGGGGCCTTGGAGTACCGGATGCCCTGCTTGGCGAGGAAGCCCTGGACCCCGAGGTGACCCACGCCGATGCGTCGGTTCCGCAGGAGAAGGCCGGCCTGCTGGTCGTCGTTCACGTCGCCGTACGTCGCCCGGATCAGGAACCGGGTCATCAGCTTGTGCGCCCTTTGCAGGCCGACGCGGTCCACCCTGGCCCCGCTCGCCGTGGGGGCGAAGTAGTCCAGGTTCACGTGGCCGAGGTTGCAGTTCTCGGCCGGCTCCAGCGCGATCTCTCCGCACGGGTTGGTCGCGATGACCGTGCCGGTCTCACCCTCGTTCGAGGCGGAGCTGTTCCAGTAGCCCGGCTCCCCGTTCTTGAGCATCCCGGTAACGACCTGCTGGTGAACGAAGCGGGCGTTCTCGTGCTCGGGGTGGTCCTCGTCCCGGAGGGCGGTCAGGAACAGGTCGTCGATCTCGACGCTGATGTTCGTCGTCCAGTGCTTCGAGCCGTCTGCCTTGCACTCCAGGAAGTCGTCGATGGCCGCGTCGTTCCAGTGGCAGATCGCCATGCGGGCCGAGCGCCGGACGCCGCCCGAGACCACGCACTCGGCGATGGCGTGCGCTATCTCCATGGCGTCGGTGGGGGAGAGGTGCGGGCCGTGGCCGAAGAAGAACGGATCGACCGCCTTGTTCATGACGGCCGCGATCTCCAGCATCATGCGGGCGAACGGGCCCGGACCGCTGGCCGTGCCGCCGAACGTCTTCAGCCGGGAGCCCTTACAGCGGACGCGCGAAACGTCGTACACCCGGTCGGCGTGCTGGACATGGCGGTCGTCCATGAAGGTGTCGAGCAGGTCCACCAGGGCGTCGGACCAGCCCTCGCGGGAGTCCTCGATCTCGAACGCCCCGGCCCAGTCCGAGTTGTACTCCTCGGAGAGGACCCCCGCGGCCTTCATCTCCTCGTAGTCCTGGTGCATGGGGTCGCACACGATGTGCACCTTCAGCTCTCGGCGCGGGGCACCGTACGGCGCAAGGAAGCGCGAGCTGTAGTTCGCCCCGACTCCGCCGCCCTCCATCAGGCGCATGAACTGGAACTCGAAGTGCCGGCTGAGCTTCTCGCCCCACGGCGCAACGTGGCAGTTGAACAGGTACTGCCGGGCCTTCACGCCTGTCGCCCACAGGTGGCGTCCTGCGGGGATGATCGCGAACCGGTCCATGTGGGAGACCAGCTCGTCGTATTCGGCCTTCACGGGCGCGCTCCAGGCGCTCGTGTCTGCGCCGTGGACCAGGGCGAGGTTGCCCTTGGCGACGCGGCGCACCGTGTCGGGCCACTGCTCCTTCGAGCCGTCCGCCAGGGTCCGGCTGTACGTGCGGTCGTAAACGATCTGGCCGGAGGGTCCGAACGGAACGTCGAAGAGGTCGGTCACTGAGTAAGGCTCCTTTGAACGTCTATCACACACTGGTCAACGAGGGGGCGGGCCACATCAGGGCCCGCCCGGTCCCTCGTTACGTCACGCGGCGGCCCGCTCGGGTATCGAGTCGTAGCCGTCCACGTAGGGCTCACTGTTGAGCCAGGCCGTCACCTTGCCGACGCCCCGCTCGGCGGCCTTCCTCGCGCCGGACTTCTGTTTCCCGGTCTGCTTGCCCGCGTCCTCGTACGTGTCGTCGAGGACGAACCGCATGAACACGGCCTGGCGCTCGACGAGCGAGAGGTCCGCTTCCTTCCAGGCCCGCCGGACGTCCGAGAGCGAAGCGAAGACCGAGTTGCCGTGAGAAGGGTCTGAGTACCCCTTCGGCATCCCGTCCTCGACGTAGACCTCGGACTTGATCCCGTACGCCGCGATCGGATCGAACAGGTAGGGAAGGACCCGCTCGACCTCGGCGCGCTGGTACATCAGGCGCCGGCCAGGACGTCGAAGGAGGTGAGCGCGGTACGGCGCCCCGCCTCGGTGAGGAACTGGTCCCGAAGCCTCTGGTGTAGCCAGCGGTGCAGTACGCCCGTCCCCTGCGTGAGGGCCTGCCGAGCCTGCCGGGCCCGCGTCGCCAGGATGACGAGGGCCTCCTGGTGGGCGTCGTCCTCTTCGAGGGTCAGCGCGTAGTCCCGGCCGAACTGGCGGGCCACGGCTCGGGCAACGCTCTGAACGCCCTCCTCGTCGAGAACCGTCCAGTCGGTGTACGCGGCCTCGGCGGACCCGTACGCCTGCGTCCCGATCTCCGTGATCGCGAAGCTCAACTCACTACCTCCTTGACGGGGACAGCCCCGTCCTTGGTCACTGCGACGATCAGTCCGGGGGCCCCGGTCGCCCCCTTGGCGTGGCGCCACCACGTCGACTCGCTCTCCATGGCCGGCGGCTGGATGAACGTGCGCGGGCCGTCGCTGTCCACGTGTTCGTGGTGCAGGTGACCGGCCAGCAGAAGATCGGCCTGGTGCATCGCCGACTCGCGGTTGAAGGCTTGGCCCTGCCACCACGTGAAGTGCTTGCCTGGCCGCCACTGATGGCCGTGGGCGTGGGCGACGACTGTGCCCGAGCACTCGACTACGACCGTCAGCTCGTCCGTGTCGGGGACGAAGAACTCGACGTGCCCGAAAAGTTCCGGGTTCAGCTTTGCCGCGTCCTGCACTGCGATCAGGGACTCGGTGTCGTGGGAGTCGTCGTACCGGGTCGTGCCCTTGCCGTTGATCCGGATGGCTTCGCCGTGGTTGCCCGGTACGGCGGCCACAGTCAGGCGGTTGACCATCGGCGCGAAGGTGAGGACCGCGTGGAGCATGACCCGGCGGGTAAGGCGGATCTGCTCGGTGAGGGTGAGCTGGGTGCGCCACGAGTTCGCACCGCCCTGCGAGACGAACCCTTCGATGTGGTCACCGAGCCATGCGATGTGGACGTGCTCGATGTTGAACCGCTCGCGGTACCAGCTCAGCCGGTCGGCCGCCGCGTTGAGGCAGGCGATCGTCCGGGCGATGGTGCCTTCGATCCCGTCGCCGTCGATCTTGCCGAACTGGGTGTCGCCGAGTGCCACGATGAAGGTGTGGTCCCCCTCGATCTCCGTGAAGGCCGGCTCCGTGCCGTGCTTCTTGATCGCGGCCAGAAGGTCGTCGATCGGGGGCCGCTCGCCGGTCGGGGAGGTGCCGGCTCGGGCGAAGGTGAAGCGGGTCGACAGGCCGGTCTCTCCGTTGGCCATCGTCCACTCCGAGCTGCGGAGCCCGGTCACCGTCCACTCGGTCGGGTTGAGGCCCTGGCCCTGGAGTACGACGCTGGCCGCGCTCTCGTTCTCCTCGAAGGTCTCACCGCGGACTGTGACGGCCGCCTCGTCCCCGTTCACCTCGATCTGCCGGGTGAAGTCCTTCTCGGGCACGGTCTGACGGGGCGGGATGCTCGGGCCCACCGGCTTCGCGAGAAGCTCATCCTTCAGCGATGCAGGCACTACTATCACACTCCGGTCTGGCGAAGGGATCGCCGATAGGTTCGTATCGTCGTGGCGGACACGTCGTGCCCCCACCTGCGGAGCGTGGTGGCCAGCCAGTCGGCGCTCGTGCCCCCGAAGAGATGCTCGAAGAACAGCTCACGCTCGCGCTCCCCGAGGTCGGTCCAGATCTTGGCCAGCGCCGGGCCGGCGCTTCCAGGAAGCGGCACTAGATCGCACCGTC is a genomic window of Streptomyces sp. YPW6 containing:
- the tgmC gene encoding ATP-grasp peptide maturase system methyltransferase, with protein sequence MSDGATERRALAGRLVQDGDLTTPVWRAAVESVPRELFLNPGVFLYEAGRWRPVTAIGSDPAEWLRVAYTPDTLTTQLDGYLTADQVGEPVAGLPTSSSTTPALVVSMIESLDVQDGHQVLEIGTGTGYSAALMCHRLGEDNVTTVEVDPEVAARADAALEAAGFSTWTVTGDGLHGHPRRAPYDRVIATCAVRRIPYAWVRQTKPGGVILATVGSWANGAGLAKVTVNEDGTAEGRIIGRASFMQARSQAAAPVAGDLSARTAYADSERQTKVSPLMLDEWMPAFLAQVAAPGAQSVRATTNEGAQVLYLFDPERESFAEFTPDGDDWRVRQGGPVTIWDDIEEAITAWQGAGSPDITAVQLRITDRCHTYWIGDGSALRWQHRLTDRP
- the nrdJ gene encoding ribonucleoside-triphosphate reductase, adenosylcobalamin-dependent codes for the protein MTDLFDVPFGPSGQIVYDRTYSRTLADGSKEQWPDTVRRVAKGNLALVHGADTSAWSAPVKAEYDELVSHMDRFAIIPAGRHLWATGVKARQYLFNCHVAPWGEKLSRHFEFQFMRLMEGGGVGANYSSRFLAPYGAPRRELKVHIVCDPMHQDYEEMKAAGVLSEEYNSDWAGAFEIEDSREGWSDALVDLLDTFMDDRHVQHADRVYDVSRVRCKGSRLKTFGGTASGPGPFARMMLEIAAVMNKAVDPFFFGHGPHLSPTDAMEIAHAIAECVVSGGVRRSARMAICHWNDAAIDDFLECKADGSKHWTTNISVEIDDLFLTALRDEDHPEHENARFVHQQVVTGMLKNGEPGYWNSSASNEGETGTVIATNPCGEIALEPAENCNLGHVNLDYFAPTASGARVDRVGLQRAHKLMTRFLIRATYGDVNDDQQAGLLLRNRRIGVGHLGVQGFLAKQGIRYSKAPYNEIFRAHLADLYEAVREEAREYAFELRIPEPVKVTTVAPTGSIAKLPGVTEGIHPIYARHFIRRVRFSMPDPAQAKTVRDFEAQGYAVEPCVYDQSGNTYVVAFPTKEKLVAEVEELGFDPKIVESADELSLHEMLAFQAMYQECWADNAVSFTVNFPEGKHKVHEAMDIIESWLPALKGTTLMPDGTRVQSPYERITEDDFDSYELTAIEDSTDEDCASGSCPIR